A genomic stretch from Salarias fasciatus chromosome 18, fSalaFa1.1, whole genome shotgun sequence includes:
- the LOC115406161 gene encoding mitochondrial import inner membrane translocase subunit TIM44-like, whose protein sequence is MAASVCRCYELIGRNALALCSRPLASSVWRGDAYSLRRSPAAAVQVRYSSGRKGFLGEFVDNLRQEFSKNQEMKENIKKFRDEAKRLEESDALQQARKKYKSIEAETVKTSEVFKKTFGSLSETVKEGLEEVSRTDIGKKIKDGVGEAARSAMHSAESISKGGEKLGQTSAFRAISQSVETMKKEIDTGDAGPYRAPSQLRKRSDFSSKGADSDTRVFEANEEAMGVVLHKDSKWFQQWKDFKDNNVVFNRFFEMKMKYDESDNVMIRASRAVTDRVTGFLGGLFSKTEMSEVLTEIVKADPNFDKDSFLKQCEKDIIPNILEAMIRGELDVLKDWCYEATYSQLAHPIQQARALGLLFQSKILDIDNIDLAMGKMMDQGPVLIITFQAQVVMVIRSPKGDIVEGDPEKVMRMMYVWALCRDQEELNPNAAWRLLDISASSTEQVL, encoded by the exons ATGGCAGCCTCCGTGTGTCGGTGCTACGAG CTGATTGGCAGAAATGCCTTGGCCCTGTGCTCCCGGCCTCTGGCCTCCTCCGTGTGGAGAGGAGATGCCTACAGCTTACGCAGaagtccagctgcagctgtgcag GTGCGATATTCTTCAGGTCGTAAAGGTTTTCTGGGAGAGTTTGTCGATAACCTTCGCCAGGAGTTCAGTAAGAATCAGGAGATGAAGGAAAACATAAAGAAGTTCCGAGACGAAGCCAAGAGGCTTGAAGAATCCGATGCCCTGCAGCAAGCCCGCAAAAAATAt aaatcaaTAGAAGCTGAGACGGTGAAGACATCAGAAGTTTTTAAGAAAACCTTTGGCTCTCTGTCAGAGACTGTCAAGGAG GGCCTTGAGGAGGTGAGCCGTACCGACATTGGGAAGAAGATCAAGGATGGAGTGGGGGAGGCGGCTCGGTCGGCCATGCACTCAGCTGAGTCCATCTCcaaaggaggagagaaactgGGCCAGACCAGCGCGTTCAGAGCCATCtcacag AGTGTGGAAACCATGAAGAAGGAGATCGACACAGGCGACGCCGGCCCTTACAGGGCTCCTTCTCAGCTgaggaaaaggagcgatttctCATCTAAAGGAGCAGACAGTGACACCAGAGTGTTCGAGGCCAACGA GGAGGCGATGGGCGTCGTTCTTCACAAGGACTCCAAGTGGTTCCAGCAGTGGAAGGACTTCAAGGATAACAATGTGGTTTTTAACA gatTCTTCGAGATGAAGATGAAATATGATGAAAGTGACAATGTGATGATCAGAGCATCCAGAGCTGTGACTGACAGAGTCACCGGATTTTTAG GGGGTCTCTTCTCCAAGACGGAAATGTCTGAGGTGCTGACGGAAATCGTAAAGGCAGATCCAAACTTCGACAAAGATTCTTTTCTCAAGCAGTGCGAAAAAGACATTATCCCCAACATACTGGAG GCTATGATTCGAGGCGAGCTGGATGTATTGAAGGACTGGTGCTATGAGGCA ACCTACAGTCAGCTCGCCCATCCCATCCAGCAAGCCAGAGCTCTGGGGCTCCTCTTCCAGTCGAAAATCCTTGACATTGATAACATAGAT cTTGCCATGGGTAAGATGATGGACCAAGGCCCGGTGCTGATCATCACCTTCCAGGCTCAGGTCGTCATGGTGATCCGCAGCCCCAAAGGAGACATAGTGGAGGGAGATCCG GAGAAAGTGATGAGGATGATGTATGTTTGGGCGCTGTGTCGCGACCAAGAGGAGCTCAACCCGAACGCAGCCTGGAGGCTCCTGGATATCTCCGCCTCCAGCACCGAGCAGGTCCTCTAG
- the LOC115406165 gene encoding ras-related protein Rab-11B, with protein sequence MGNRDDEYDFLFKVVLIGDSGVGKSNLLSRFTRNEFNLESKSTIGVEFATRSIQVDGKTIKAQIWDTAGQERYRAITSAYYRGAVGALLVYDIAKHLTYENVERWLKELRDHADNNIVIMLVGNKSDLRHLRAVPTDEARAFAEKNNLSFIETSALDSTNVEEAFKNILTEIYRIVSQKQIAERSAHDESPGNNVVDISVPPTTDGQRGSKLQCCQNL encoded by the exons ATGGGGAACCGAGACGATGAATACGATTTCTTgttcaaag TTGTGTTAATTGGCGACTCGGGCGTGGGGAAGAGCAACCTGCTGTCTCGATTCACACGCAACGAGTTCAACCTCGAGAGCAAGAGCACTATTGGGGTGGAGTTCGCCACGCGCAGCATTCAGGTGGATGGCAAGACGATAAAGGCTCAGATCTGGGATACAGCGGGGCAGGAACGCTACAGAGCCATCACCTCGGC ATACTACAGAGGCGCGGTGGGCGCACTGCTAGTGTACGACATAGCCAAACACCTGACCTATGAGAATGTGGAGCGCTGGCTGAAGGAGCTGAGGGACCATGCTGACAACAACATCGTCATCATGCTGGTCGGAAACAAGAGCGACCTGCGCCACCTCAGGGCCGTGCCCACGGATGAAGCTCGCGCCTTTGCAG AGAAGAACAATCTGTCATTCATAGAAACTTCAGCCTTGGACTCAACAAATGTTGAAGAAGCCTTCAAGAATATCCTTACAG aaatataccGCATCGTATCGCAGAAACAGATCGCCGAGCGGTCTGCTCACGACGAGTCTCCGGGAAACAACGTGGTGGACATCAGCGTGCCACCCACCACGGACGGCCAGAGGGGGAGCAAACTGCAGTGCTGTCAGAACCTGTAA
- the ctxn1 gene encoding cortexin-1, which translates to MSDTNYWVVDYELSSPAPPGFSKGPTVLQPMPGHPEQGSALCFVGLLVLLLLFLVVRCVRILLDPYSSMPASSWTDHKEGLDRGQFDYALV; encoded by the coding sequence ATGAGCGACACAAACTACTGGGTCGTGGACTATGAACTCTCCTCTCCGGCCCCGCCTGGATTCTCCAAGGGCCCGACGGTGCTGCAGCCCATGCCAGGGCACCCTGAGCAGGGCTCGGCCCTGTGCTTCGTGGGCCTCCTCGTGTTGCTGTTGCTCTTTCTGGTGGTTCGCTGCGTCCGCATCTTGCTGGATCCTTACAGCAGCATGCCGGCGTCGTCATGGACCGACCACAAGGAGGGGCTGGACAGAGGGCAGTTTGACTATGCACTGGTGTAA
- the LOC115406163 gene encoding E3 ubiquitin-protein ligase MARCH2-like — protein sequence MSMSSSGCCHLPGSLCDYSGNAESDASKDSEESDSTTQAQYIAKVTAKDGRPLSTIVKAVSLQSDVGMCRICHEGAGGETLLSPCDCTGTLGKVHKSCLEKWLSSSNTSYCELCHTEFTIERRPQPLTQWLKDPGPRSEKRTLLCDMACFLLITPLAAISGWLCLRGAQDHLQLKSRLEAVGLIALTIALFTIYILWTLVSFRYHCQLYSEWRRTNQKVRLLMPDMKGAHTTQRSVPTKSTKKMTDETIV from the exons ATGAGTATGTCTTCGTCAGGGTGCTGCCACCTACCCGGCTCCCTGTGTGATTATTCTGGGAACGCTGAATCGGATGCCTCCAAAGATTCGGAGGAGTCTGACTCCACCACGCAGGCCCAGTATATCGCCAAGGTTACAGCAAAAGATGGCCGCCCACTCTCAACCATTGTCAAAGCAGTGAGCTTGCAGAG TGATGTGGGAATGTGTCGGATCTGTCATGAGGGAGCCGGAGGAGAGACGCTGCTCTCGCCATGTGACTGTACTGGTACACTGGGCAAAGTGCACAAGAGCTGCTTGGAGAAGTGGCTGTCATCCTCCAACACCAGCTACTGTGAACTTTGTCACACAGAGTTTACTATCGAGCGGCGGCCACAGccactcacacag TGGCTGAAGGACCCCGGCCCTCGCAGTGAGAAGCGCACGCTGTTATGCGACATGgcctgcttcctcctcatcacaccCCTGGCAGCCATCTCTGGGTGGCTGTGTCTGAGGGGGGCCCAGGACCACCTGCAGTTAAAGAGCAGGCTGGAGGCTGTGGGCTTGATTGCCCTCACCATCGCCCTCTTCACCATCTACATCCTCTGGACACTG GTGTCATTTCGATATCACTGTCAGTTGTACTCAGAGTGGAGGAGGACCAATCAGAAAGTGCGCCTGCTCATGCCCGACATGAAAGGGGCGCACACCACCCAGCGCTCAGTGCCAACCAAGTCGACCAAGAAAATGACTGACGAGACCATCGTATGA